From Barrientosiimonas humi, a single genomic window includes:
- a CDS encoding IclR family transcriptional regulator yields MSQSLQRALHILTLLGDEPASLDDLAGQLGVHKTTVLRLLRPLTEEHFTYRDEQHRYHLGARLLELAAAAAEQRTLRVIASPHLTSFNREYGRTTHLAEREGSNVVYIEKLESRDQIRMFSRVGTAANLNSTGVAKVILADLPDDQLELEVDRIDFVRRTP; encoded by the coding sequence ATGAGCCAGAGCCTGCAGCGTGCGCTGCACATCCTCACCCTGCTCGGCGACGAGCCGGCCAGCCTCGACGACCTCGCCGGCCAGCTGGGCGTGCACAAGACGACGGTGCTGCGCCTGCTGAGGCCGCTGACCGAGGAGCACTTCACCTATCGCGACGAACAGCACCGCTATCACCTCGGCGCCCGGCTGCTCGAGCTCGCCGCGGCAGCGGCCGAGCAGCGCACGCTGCGCGTTATCGCCTCGCCGCACCTGACCTCGTTCAACCGGGAGTACGGTCGCACCACCCACCTCGCCGAGCGCGAGGGATCCAACGTCGTCTACATCGAGAAGCTGGAGTCGCGCGACCAGATCCGGATGTTCTCCCGGGTGGGCACGGCGGCCAACCTGAACTCGACCGGAGTCGCCAAGGTGATCCTGGCCGACCTGCCGGACGACCAGCTGGAGCTCGAGGTCGACCGGATCGATTTCGTACGCCGGACGCCCA
- a CDS encoding PfkB family carbohydrate kinase, which produces MIKDADRRAVAVGRDGTQTEVPALRVEVVEAVGAGDSFAAGFLHGWLAGEHLQTCLRRGHIGAAATLTVHGDFARARADVVRRLLAADHEQWAGIRFTGADVLEPVG; this is translated from the coding sequence GTGATCAAGGACGCCGACCGCCGCGCCGTCGCCGTCGGCCGCGACGGGACGCAGACCGAGGTGCCCGCGCTGCGCGTCGAGGTGGTCGAGGCGGTGGGCGCCGGTGACTCGTTCGCCGCCGGCTTCCTCCACGGCTGGCTCGCGGGCGAACACCTGCAGACCTGCCTGCGCCGCGGGCACATCGGCGCCGCCGCGACCCTCACCGTGCACGGCGACTTCGCCCGCGCTCGCGCCGACGTCGTACGCCGGTTGCTGGCCGCCGACCACGAGCAGTGGGCCGGGATACGGTTCACCGGCGCCGACGTGCTCGAGCCGGTCGGCTGA